Proteins found in one Paenibacillus dendritiformis genomic segment:
- a CDS encoding FecCD family ABC transporter permease — protein MRSLRMTLHGRASLVLSLLAAMIIAVFLISLNSGSIPLSPLDVLKTLFGGGTQQQETLLFQFRMPRMVIALLIGCGLAVSGVILQGLSRNALADPGILGINAGAGLAVVLFMYLVFETKEIKSVLPTMTIPLFALVGAGATAVLIFTLAWKQGITPIRLILVGIAVSAGLGAVNTFISLKLANANFMYATVWLAGSLWGTSWAFVIAILPWILVLVPYAMWKARSLNVLQLGDPLATGVGLRVERERGKLIFASAGLAGACVAAGGGIGFVGLIAPHIARKLVGPKHQLLIPAATLIGALLLLAADLLSRNVLSRTEIPVGIVISVLGAPYFLYLLMKTKA, from the coding sequence ATGCGGTCGTTACGGATGACCCTGCATGGACGAGCTTCCCTTGTGCTGAGCCTGCTGGCCGCGATGATTATTGCGGTATTTCTCATCAGTCTGAATTCAGGCTCGATCCCGTTGTCTCCGCTTGACGTACTCAAGACGCTGTTCGGCGGCGGAACCCAGCAGCAGGAGACCCTGCTGTTCCAGTTCCGGATGCCGCGCATGGTCATTGCGCTGCTCATCGGGTGCGGGCTGGCGGTATCGGGTGTCATCCTGCAGGGATTGTCGCGCAATGCGCTGGCCGATCCGGGAATTCTCGGAATTAACGCCGGGGCCGGGCTGGCGGTTGTACTCTTCATGTATTTGGTGTTCGAGACGAAGGAGATCAAGAGCGTATTGCCGACAATGACCATTCCGCTGTTCGCATTGGTCGGCGCCGGCGCAACGGCCGTGCTTATCTTTACGCTGGCCTGGAAGCAAGGCATCACCCCGATCCGGCTCATTCTTGTCGGAATCGCGGTATCTGCCGGCCTCGGTGCGGTCAATACGTTCATATCCTTGAAATTAGCCAACGCCAACTTCATGTATGCCACGGTCTGGCTGGCGGGCAGCCTGTGGGGAACAAGCTGGGCGTTCGTGATTGCGATTCTGCCCTGGATATTGGTGCTCGTTCCCTATGCCATGTGGAAGGCGCGTTCTCTTAATGTGCTTCAGCTCGGAGACCCGTTGGCGACGGGCGTCGGGCTGCGCGTCGAGCGCGAACGCGGCAAATTGATTTTTGCCAGCGCCGGATTGGCCGGAGCCTGTGTGGCCGCGGGCGGCGGCATCGGCTTCGTCGGCCTGATTGCGCCTCACATCGCCCGCAAGCTGGTCGGGCCCAAGCATCAGCTTCTGATTCCGGCCGCGACCTTGATCGGGGCGCTGCTGCTGCTGGCGGCAGACTTATTGTCGCGCAATGTCCTGAGCCGGACGGAGATTCCGGTCGGCATCGTTATCTCCGTGCTGGGGGCGCCCTACTTTCTCTACCTTTTAATGAAAACCAAGGCATAG
- a CDS encoding fumarate hydratase: MKSFLQSVYDLIVETSTNLPGDVRKAIREAQAREDAATRAGLSLGTIARNIAMAETKVSPICQDTGMPTFIVHTPVGANQIVMKRDIQEAVSRATKEGKLRTNSVDSLTGANSGDNLGPGTPVIHFEQWERDDIEVRLILKGGGCENKNIQYSLPAELEGLGKAGRDLDGIRKCILHAIYQAQGQGCSAGFIGVGIGGDRTTGYELAKQQLFRRVDDTNPIDELRQLEEYILEKANQLGIGTMGFGGEVTLLGCKIGVMNRLPASFFVSVAYNCWAYRRQGVLLDSASGEIKEWVYERGSELPMDSAADEAAGAAEEAPAKSESRRIVLNTPISEEQIRSLKVGDVVVINGEMHTGRDALHKYLMDHDAPVDLNGAVIYHCGPVMLKDEEGWHVKAAGPTTSIREEPYQGDIIKKFGIRAVIGKGGMGAKTLAALQEHGAVYLNAIGGAAQYYAECMKQVNGVDFLEFGIPEAMWHLDVEGFAAIVTMDAHGNSLHADVDRSSFEKLAQFKDPVFA, encoded by the coding sequence ATGAAATCGTTTTTGCAGAGCGTATATGATTTGATCGTGGAGACATCAACCAATCTGCCCGGCGATGTGCGCAAGGCGATCCGGGAAGCGCAAGCGCGCGAGGACGCTGCCACGCGCGCCGGACTGTCCCTGGGCACGATCGCCCGCAACATTGCGATGGCGGAGACGAAGGTATCCCCCATCTGCCAGGATACCGGCATGCCGACGTTCATCGTGCATACTCCGGTAGGCGCGAATCAGATCGTCATGAAGCGGGACATTCAGGAGGCGGTAAGCCGCGCGACGAAGGAAGGCAAGCTCCGGACCAATTCCGTCGATTCGCTGACGGGCGCGAACAGCGGAGATAATCTCGGCCCGGGAACGCCGGTCATCCATTTCGAGCAGTGGGAGCGCGACGACATTGAGGTGCGTCTCATCTTGAAGGGCGGCGGCTGCGAGAACAAGAATATCCAGTACAGCCTGCCGGCCGAACTGGAGGGCTTGGGCAAGGCGGGCCGCGATCTCGACGGCATCCGCAAGTGCATTCTGCATGCTATCTATCAGGCGCAGGGGCAGGGCTGCAGCGCAGGCTTCATCGGCGTCGGCATCGGCGGCGATCGGACGACAGGCTACGAGCTGGCGAAGCAACAGCTGTTCCGCCGCGTAGATGATACGAATCCGATCGACGAGCTGCGGCAATTGGAAGAATATATTTTGGAAAAGGCGAATCAGTTAGGCATCGGCACGATGGGCTTCGGCGGCGAGGTGACGCTGCTTGGCTGCAAGATCGGGGTCATGAACCGGCTGCCGGCCAGCTTCTTCGTATCGGTTGCCTATAATTGTTGGGCCTACCGGCGCCAGGGCGTTCTGCTCGACAGCGCGAGCGGAGAGATTAAGGAATGGGTATACGAGCGCGGCAGCGAGCTTCCGATGGACAGCGCAGCCGATGAAGCGGCAGGAGCGGCGGAAGAAGCGCCCGCGAAGAGCGAGAGCCGCCGCATCGTGCTGAACACGCCGATTTCCGAGGAGCAGATCCGCTCCTTGAAGGTGGGGGACGTCGTCGTCATCAACGGAGAGATGCATACGGGACGCGATGCACTGCACAAATATTTGATGGACCACGATGCGCCGGTCGATCTGAACGGGGCGGTAATCTATCATTGCGGCCCGGTCATGCTGAAGGATGAGGAAGGCTGGCATGTCAAGGCGGCCGGACCGACGACAAGCATTCGCGAGGAGCCGTACCAGGGCGATATTATTAAGAAATTCGGCATCCGCGCCGTTATCGGCAAAGGCGGCATGGGAGCGAAGACGCTGGCCGCGCTGCAGGAGCATGGCGCCGTCTATTTGAATGCGATTGGCGGGGCGGCTCAATATTATGCGGAATGCATGAAGCAAGTGAACGGAGTCGATTTCCTCGAATTCGGCATTCCGGAAGCGATGTGGCATCTCGATGTAGAAGGGTTCGCGGCGATCGTGACGATGGATGCGCATGGCAACAGCCTGCACGCCGACGTCGATCGCAGCTCGTTCGAGAAGCTGGCCCAGTTCAAGGACCCTGTCTTTGCATAA
- the dhaS gene encoding dihydroxyacetone kinase transcriptional activator DhaS, which produces MSSSLITKKALATSLKELMNDHPFNKITVRHIVDHCGLNRQTFYYHFQDIYDLLGWVYKSEAVESIAHYRSYSTWTQGLRKIFLYIENNKAFCLNTLNSLARNHLDHYLYSVTTGLMMDVVNEVSDKMEVREEDKKFIANFYALAFTGLVIQWMENGMTENPDRMIQKLSELLEGNFAKALHRYEHKPR; this is translated from the coding sequence ATGTCCAGCTCGCTCATTACAAAAAAAGCGCTTGCAACCTCACTCAAGGAACTGATGAACGACCACCCTTTCAATAAAATTACGGTCAGGCATATCGTGGATCACTGCGGCTTGAACAGGCAAACGTTTTACTACCATTTCCAGGACATTTACGATTTGCTCGGCTGGGTCTACAAATCCGAAGCCGTCGAGAGCATCGCCCACTACCGAAGCTACAGCACATGGACGCAAGGACTCCGCAAAATTTTTCTCTATATCGAGAACAACAAAGCATTCTGTCTCAACACACTCAACTCATTGGCAAGGAACCATCTCGATCATTATTTGTACAGCGTCACGACGGGCTTGATGATGGATGTGGTGAACGAAGTATCGGATAAAATGGAGGTTCGGGAAGAGGATAAGAAATTTATCGCCAATTTCTATGCGTTGGCCTTTACCGGCCTCGTGATTCAATGGATGGAGAATGGAATGACCGAGAATCCGGACCGGATGATCCAAAAATTGAGCGAGCTGCTGGAGGGAAATTTCGCCAAAGCGCTGCATCGCTATGAGCACAAGCCCCGGTAA
- the yfbR gene encoding 5'-deoxynucleotidase, with product MDPTKDEAQAGRPCGHHFFAYMYRLKHIERWSLMRNTTKENVAEHSFHVAMTTHMLCTIGNEVYGKALDTGRAVMMALFHDATEVFTGDIPTPVKHHNTRILANFREIEQLAAERLVGMIPAELQAAYAPLIDQTLDEELKRYVKAADLLDAYFKCGSEAAAGNREFDVARRQTEQKLRALGLEEVDYVLTRLAPSFDMTLDEMSLSDS from the coding sequence ATGGATCCAACCAAGGACGAGGCGCAAGCCGGGCGCCCCTGCGGACATCATTTTTTTGCCTATATGTATCGGTTGAAGCATATCGAGCGCTGGAGCCTGATGCGCAATACGACGAAGGAGAACGTCGCCGAGCACAGCTTCCACGTCGCGATGACCACGCACATGCTGTGCACGATCGGGAACGAGGTGTACGGCAAAGCGCTGGATACGGGCCGGGCCGTCATGATGGCGTTGTTCCACGACGCGACGGAAGTGTTCACCGGTGATATTCCAACGCCGGTCAAGCACCACAATACGCGCATTCTGGCCAACTTCCGCGAGATCGAGCAATTGGCTGCGGAACGGCTTGTCGGCATGATTCCGGCCGAGCTGCAGGCGGCCTATGCGCCACTCATCGATCAGACCCTGGATGAGGAGCTGAAGCGCTATGTGAAGGCTGCCGATCTCCTCGACGCCTACTTCAAATGCGGAAGCGAAGCGGCGGCGGGCAACCGGGAATTCGATGTGGCCCGGCGGCAGACGGAACAAAAATTGCGGGCGCTCGGCCTGGAGGAAGTCGACTATGTCCTTACCCGTCTTGCGCCAAGCTTCGACATGACGCTGGACGAAATGTCGCTGTCCGACAGCTAG
- a CDS encoding FecCD family ABC transporter permease: protein MQADGAVHPPLTGTVRFSRLIIALGLLLLGAILLAAGFVVSISYGAADAGYQDVLDLILGFNTDSASQLLIYELRMPRAISGILVGACLAASGAIMQGITRNPLATPSIMGLSQGSGLAIAIAMIVLPALSYLEMVIFSFAGAAAGVMIVYAISALSPGGMSPIKLVLAGAAVSSLFGALASGLAIYFNIAQDISFFAAGGLTMVRWDAIDMLFPVSVVCLAMAIVLSRDITLLSFGEEVAAGLGQRTVLIKAMCTIVVLFMTGAAVSVAGGVGFVGLIIPHMVRSLVGVDYRLIIPCSAVFGGVLVTYADIAARWFNAPYETPIGAVTAVIGVPFFLYLARKEGRAL, encoded by the coding sequence ATGCAAGCAGATGGAGCGGTTCACCCTCCTCTCACCGGGACAGTACGATTCTCTCGCCTTATTATCGCACTCGGGCTGCTCCTCCTTGGGGCGATACTGCTTGCAGCAGGCTTTGTCGTTTCTATTTCGTATGGCGCTGCCGACGCAGGCTACCAAGATGTATTGGATTTGATATTGGGATTCAATACCGATTCGGCTTCCCAGTTGCTCATTTACGAGCTCCGGATGCCGAGAGCGATCAGCGGAATATTGGTGGGCGCGTGCCTGGCGGCATCCGGCGCGATCATGCAAGGCATCACCCGCAATCCGCTGGCCACCCCTTCGATTATGGGGCTGTCTCAAGGCTCGGGTCTGGCGATTGCCATCGCCATGATTGTGTTGCCGGCGTTAAGCTACCTTGAAATGGTCATCTTCTCCTTCGCCGGCGCGGCGGCGGGAGTCATGATCGTCTACGCGATCAGCGCGCTGTCCCCGGGCGGGATGTCGCCGATCAAGCTGGTCCTGGCCGGAGCGGCAGTGAGCTCTCTCTTCGGGGCGCTAGCCTCCGGGCTGGCGATTTATTTCAACATCGCGCAGGACATCAGCTTCTTCGCGGCCGGCGGGCTGACCATGGTCCGGTGGGATGCGATAGATATGCTGTTCCCGGTAAGCGTGGTCTGCCTGGCGATGGCGATTGTGCTGTCGCGGGATATTACCCTGCTCAGCTTCGGCGAGGAAGTGGCCGCCGGACTGGGGCAGCGCACCGTATTGATTAAGGCGATGTGCACGATTGTCGTCTTGTTCATGACCGGCGCCGCCGTATCGGTAGCGGGCGGGGTTGGCTTCGTAGGGCTGATCATCCCGCATATGGTGCGGTCGCTCGTCGGTGTCGACTATCGGCTGATTATTCCTTGCTCTGCCGTATTCGGCGGCGTTCTCGTCACCTATGCGGACATTGCAGCCAGATGGTTCAACGCGCCTTATGAGACACCGATCGGGGCGGTTACCGCCGTCATCGGCGTCCCGTTCTTCCTCTATCTGGCGCGTAAAGAAGGGAGGGCCCTATAA
- the ytvI gene encoding sporulation integral membrane protein YtvI yields MPLFNVTLVHRIFRGIWVTIVTVGAILLFYYGFRIIYPFLIAWLLAYAMNPLVRFLEQRWRFPRWTAVTSAILLFGSIIAFAIFVFTTKIVSESWHIVGLVQEQIAEWRNWLNDYYHSAEFQALLSDLNETLTSIDLQSSLSKYTSTIATAGSALVAYLFNFIKATVLFLPKLAIITVIIMVATYLISKQWNTLAAASKQMVPERVRTSLGVVIGDLQHAIFGYVKGHIILSSITALVFFLGLLVLGVEYAFTLAIIGGIVDLIPLIGIPAIVVPWAVFSFFEGNLFLGTGLLVLWPIILVTRHAFEPKVYGSSIGLNPLMLLIFLFAGLHLFGVIGIFVGIIALVVLTALQRAHVFRDVWRYIMTGSFFPVAPPAPK; encoded by the coding sequence ATGCCATTATTCAATGTCACACTGGTTCATCGCATTTTTCGCGGCATATGGGTAACCATCGTTACGGTCGGGGCTATTCTGCTATTTTATTATGGCTTCCGGATAATTTACCCGTTCTTGATTGCCTGGCTGCTGGCCTATGCGATGAACCCGCTCGTACGGTTTTTGGAGCAAAGATGGAGGTTCCCGCGCTGGACCGCCGTAACCTCCGCCATTTTGCTGTTCGGATCGATTATTGCCTTCGCGATCTTCGTCTTCACGACCAAGATCGTGTCAGAGTCCTGGCATATCGTCGGCCTCGTGCAGGAGCAGATCGCGGAGTGGAGGAATTGGCTGAATGACTACTATCATTCCGCTGAATTCCAGGCGCTCCTGTCCGATCTGAATGAAACGCTGACATCCATCGACCTGCAATCGTCCCTCTCGAAATATACGAGCACGATCGCGACGGCCGGCTCGGCCCTCGTGGCCTATTTATTCAACTTTATTAAAGCGACCGTGCTGTTCCTGCCCAAGCTGGCGATCATCACCGTCATCATTATGGTCGCTACCTATCTTATCAGCAAACAGTGGAATACGCTGGCGGCCGCGAGCAAGCAGATGGTACCCGAACGGGTGCGCACCTCCCTTGGTGTCGTAATCGGCGATCTGCAGCATGCCATTTTCGGATACGTGAAGGGGCATATTATTTTATCCAGCATTACCGCCCTCGTCTTTTTCCTGGGGCTGCTTGTTCTTGGCGTCGAGTACGCCTTCACGCTCGCCATTATCGGCGGCATTGTCGATCTGATCCCGCTCATCGGCATCCCCGCCATTGTCGTCCCATGGGCGGTCTTCTCCTTCTTCGAAGGCAACCTGTTCCTGGGCACCGGTCTCCTGGTGCTATGGCCGATTATTCTCGTGACGCGCCATGCCTTTGAACCGAAGGTGTACGGCTCCAGCATCGGACTGAATCCGCTTATGCTGCTTATCTTTTTGTTCGCGGGACTTCATCTGTTCGGGGTGATCGGCATTTTTGTCGGCATCATCGCCCTCGTCGTGCTGACGGCGCTGCAGCGGGCCCATGTATTCCGCGATGTCTGGCGCTATATTATGACCGGCTCCTTCTTTCCGGTGGCGCCCCCTGCACCCAAATAA